The DNA sequence TTATTTTTGTGAAAATTCGTGGTCCCGATCTCGCCGCGGACTTGCTCCCAATACGCCGAGAACGGGACGCGCAGTTTCAAGAGTTGCGCATACGACAGTTCGTGGAATTCTGCTTCCGTGAGCGGCGCCGCCGGTGTGAAGCGGATCGTGCCGTCGGACAAGACGACGCCGCAACCGTCCATCCCGTCCACGACGGTGGCGAGCGGCGTTGTGGCGGATGCCGCGGCGTAGCGGACGCAGAGGTCGTAAAGCCGCTTTTCCGCAAAGCCGGCCAACACGACATCAATCCCCATCCGGAGCCACTGTGCGTAATTCATTGTGGCCTCTTGGCCGCCGCCGACAAAGAGACACCGCCGGCCTGCGCGCCGCGCCGCCTCGCGCACCGTCCAGAGCAATTCCAAATCTTGGGTCACGTTGTAATGCGAGACGCTGATCCCGATGACGTCGTAGGCGCCGTCGATGGCGCGTTGCAGATAGTCGGGTTGGCTGCGCAGATCGAGATCGAGGATGTCGCAATGAATGCCGCGTTCCTGCAAATAATGTTGCAAGCGGACCAGCCCCATCGGCGGAGAGATGAAAAACCCCGAGTTGGACATGGACGTAGAGAGCAAGACGCGCAAACCGGTGGGAGTCATTGCAGCGGCCATAATGGAGGTCGGACGGCATCCGTCTGACACAGGCCGCGCTCCCTCGCAATATCTAACGGCGCTGCGGTTTGGAAGCTTGAGGGAGGGCCGGAGCGGTCATCGTTGTGCTGTTGTCTCTGGACAGGGTTTCTCATTTACACGCCCCCGGGGGTGTGGTGTGAAATACATGGTGCGTGGCGGATCCTGTGGATGATGAGCCGTGGCATGGTGAGAGTGAAACGAGCGGGGATGCGATCGTGAGGTTGAAGCCCAATCGTCGGACGGTAGCAAATGGCGGGACCCGTCAGCCGGGAAACGGCGCTACCGTTGGCTACGAAGCCGAGCTGTGGCGCATGGCCGACGCACTGCGCGGCAGCATGGATGCCGCCGAGTACAAGCATGTCTGTCTGGGCCTTCTCTTTCTCAAGTACATCTCCGACGCCTTCGAGGAGCGGCACGCGACACTGCTCGCAGAAAAGACACAAGGGGCCGACCCCGAAGATCCGGACGAGTATCGCGCCAAGAATATTTTCTGGGTCCCGCCCGAGGCGCGCTGGTCGCATCTGAAGGCGCAGGCTCGTCAGTCGTCCATCGGCCAGCTCGTCGACGACGCGATGGCCGGCATCGAGCGCGACAACCCGGCGCTCAAGGGCGTGCTGCCCAAGGACTACGCCCGCCCCGCGCTCGACAAACAGCGCTTGGGCCAGCTCATCGACCTCATCAGCAACATCAAAATTGGCGACGAGGCGAGCCGCGCCAAGGACGTGCTCGGCCGGGTCTACGAGTACTTCCTTTCCCAGTT is a window from the Deltaproteobacteria bacterium genome containing:
- a CDS encoding SAM-dependent DNA methyltransferase — encoded protein: MADALRGSMDAAEYKHVCLGLLFLKYISDAFEERHATLLAEKTQGADPEDPDEYRAKNIFWVPPEARWSHLKAQARQSSIGQLVDDAMAGIERDNPALKGVLPKDYARPALDKQRLGQLIDLISNIKIGDEASRAKDVLGRVYEYFLSQFASAEGKKGGEYYTPHCEDNLLVEKLEPNRGREYDPCCGTSG